The following nucleotide sequence is from Aedes aegypti strain LVP_AGWG chromosome 3, AaegL5.0 Primary Assembly, whole genome shotgun sequence.
gttcatccttcgccgccaaacgccgttctcctgcacgccgccgaagatcgtccttagcactcggcgttcgaaaaccccaagagcttgcaagtcctcctcgagcatagtccacgcctcatgcccataaaggactaccggtctcatgagcgttttgtacatcgtgcatttggtgcgggggtgaatctttcttgaccgcagtttcttctggagcccatagtaggcacgacttccgctgatgatgcgccttcgtatttcccgactaacattgttgtcagccgtcaacaaggatccgagatagacgaactcgtccaccacctcgaaggtatccccgtctatcgtgacactgcatcctaggcgggccctgtcgcgctcagttccgccaaccagcatgtactttattttcgacgcattcaccattagcccgactcttgttgcttcgcattTCAGGCGGATGAACAAATCtgtcaccgtttcaaattttctcccaataatatccatgtcgtccggaaagcaaacaaattgtccggatctcgtgaaaatcgtgcctcggctgTTAAGTCATCGCTGTGAccacattcatttatttagttaacatctagacagataacactgaatcaacaactgcacaccgccgaaggtcgtcctaagcacccgacgttcgaagactccaagtgcttgcaggtcctcttcgagcatagtccacgtttcatgcccgtagaggactaccggccttatgagcgttttgtacatggtagatttggtgcgggcgtgaattttttttgaccgcagcttcttctggaggccatagtagacccgacttccactgatgatgcgcctccgtaattcacggctaacgttattgtcagccgtcagcaaggatccaaggaagacgaactcgtcgaccaccttgaaggtatccccgtctatcgtgacactgctacctaggcgggccctgtcgcgctcatttccgccaaccagcatgtactttgtcttggtcgcattcaccaccagtccaacttttgctgccttgcgtttcaggcgggtgtacaggtctgccaccttttcaaatgctcggccgacgatgtccatatcatccgcgaagcaaacaaattgactggatctcgtaaaaatcgtaccccggttgttaagcccggctctccgcataacaccttctagcgcaatattgaactacaggcacgaaagtccattaccttgtcgtagtccccagtgggatccaaacgaactggagtgttcgcctgaaacctgtagggtaaacaggtataatacgcccccccaacgaaaaaatgttctatcgcagtagcaaatgcattacttctaaaattttggttgcagtgttatttacttagttggtcatgctTTGAATGCAACTTTCTTTTGCCAGGTTACTTCGAAAAAGAATACAAGACGTTTTCTGAAAACGGTCCGAATCTTgacttttcaaaacaaaccgggcaatatgcccctcccgtagaaaaatttctgcagcgctgtagaaatgtttcttaggagaattccaccacttgctaagcttaaaagggtGATGCGTTttacctggtattcacgacatttttgaggatttgtcgtacagtaaagatctggtccgttgtcgagcggctgtcaacgaagccggcttgataacttcccacgaacttgtttactataggtgacagacgacggaagatgatctgacAGCGAGAGAAACAGCAAGACCTCTCGCTTTGGCAATTATTGCCCATTACACGGCGACATCATCAgagacagttcggttttgcgtcgtccgataggttttgctcacggtttcgcgcgtgttttcgtccccggagttttttttttctgcgcgtatcgttattttatacaatccgatgactctCGAGGGattggttttgctttttactggctattgagcaaaaatattactgcacaatcgacaagcatttcgcgaaatactatttatactataaataaactattgttttctcttatgattgccggcattcaaaagattaaattgaaaacacttgaacaacaaatgtttatggtctatcgccagctttctaggcgaatcctgacaatataccttccccaacctccaactccgtagcacttatgagggtgtcgctgagtcggtggcctctcattaagtaagtgctacatcaacatttccttcccctatcccaagttacggtaaacatgggcgtggccgggaatagtgatattcatgcttttagtattcttgtttatgatttgaacaaggtatactcccctgccttgtccctgaaagtagtcaggatgagattattaagaagaaacatgaatgttgctagtatccaatctacgaagtataccgtaactacgctaacgctaacgctagacgacggaagatgatctgaaataatactttgtaggccgcatttagaattgtgatcgctcggaagttctcacaatataacttgtcgccttttttGTAGATGAGGCATGTtatcccttccttccactcctccgccTATCAGCTGGTACAGATAAATGGTTAGCCTCTCCGGGCCTATATTTATAagtccagaatctgcctacattccttgtCGAACcgatcgttccgtcgactccggcccacgtacccgacgttgccgccagctgcatcgttgatggctgctttcactgttctccagtagtcctcaagaggggcttcgtccagctcaccctcttccggtaatgcagcctcgaggtgccgcgcgtacgcagttgcgacatACGGTTGCTTAAACCACTCTAggtctgagagagactcgcgaagaggaaaaatattaacgtcatatgcagcccagattctgctgtcacaaaacgtcaaatgcagcccatcgtttccatggctgaaaaagtgaaaagtattgtattcaaaataaactattatttaaaacctcagtcagcagagcagtttttccaaagatgctgataaatctaaacacaagactagttatttgtaatgtctgctacgtttgctgacatgaaatttcactcaaaatgccgtttatgcttcggtgtgatgtgTAGGGTTCAACCCTGGGTTGCATTAATCATTAGTTTATGATACGATCAGAGTAGGAATAGACTGGGCAAAAGGGGTTAGCAGTTAGAAACAGTGTACGACAGAGCTtggcaggaaaaatataaaacgtaGTGCGTGGAACAGTGAATTCAGAGGCTGTCCTGCATCCTCCAAatcgggggtgacccatttcgcatacagacgtttcgcataaggacgtttcgcataaaccagtttcatataagaacaggtagcattttaaagaaggcatataattctctttatgccaaacgtccattatgcgaaacgtccacccataaaattatgcgaaacgtccttaagcgaatcgtctttatgcgaaacgtccctccCCCTCCAAATCTCCGAATACCCATATTCTAgatgatgcaaacgcaatagtttttttgctgagatggtcatgtgcgagcttgaacggcttgcgcaaaaTTGATGTACACtctgagtggaataagaaaaaattcagcaatcgcagaaaaaaaagaccgtctccgcgagtctcgtctcagctctAGGCCATACCGGGGTGGCCGTCGGTACCTTacattgttaacgacggagagttttgggcgcagcttaaccatcaccagatagtggtcagagtcgatgttagcgccacgatgggtcctgacgtcgatcatgtcggagaagtgctgtccatcaatcagaacgtggttgatttgtgattctttttgctgtggtgatctccaagtgcaccggtatggaaggctgtggtGGAAGTAGGTGTtacaaatggccatattcttggaggctaCAAAATGAATTAGGCGTAGGccattttcgttcgtcagccggttaGCGCGGAATTGCCCAAtaatcggtctgaattcctccttctggccaacctgagcgtatAGATCTCCTATGACGATTTTGAGGTTGTGGCGTGGCGTAagaagcgtctttatcatcatcagtgcttcaggagtgatcggccaccactccatcacgcgcctctgcatatcaacCATCACTATAAATGTTGTTCctagctcgtgtgtgttgccgcaactctggtagatggtatgattacctctaaacgttcgcatcgTTGATCCCTTCCAAAACACTTCCTGCAATGCTatgatgccgaatccacggtccttcagcacatcggcgagtatgcgtgtgctcccaatgaagttgagagatttacagttccacgtaccgagcttccaatcgctagtctctttacgtcgctgtggtccgCTGGCTTCCAGGGCCTGTCGCCAACCCAAAGATTTCCGGAGGCcaattccccctaaatgtttggaGGACCATAgagcgcagtttagcttagagtcctctCTGGCACTCGTACGATGATCAGCCACCCCTGACATGGGAAatagacgctgttgtgagccgctcctaacatggagtacagacgcaaAAGCAAACCCACCctttcctgtcagcatacgaccaaagttcccaccgttGTTAGTTACCCGATCTtgcctaaggttactcgtaggggaacatggtccaagacgcattgatggggtaaaatggctcacTTCATTGAATCATTCCTACAGCTTTTCCATTTGTATTCTATGCCAAACGATGTTAACATATGTTTACACAAGAGTTGCCGCTACAACCCTTGAACATAAACTCACAGATGTTTCCTTAAATTcccggtgaaattcaacatttttcaattttttgcccaAATGTTAaggttttttgatgattttattaacgaataagcgtttccatgccacagagcaaactcatggagaaacatggttgcttactcctagttctccatactaaatggcattctaccccaccCACTCGGTcgttttgaaccacccccatttttcaaccaacttttctacacgatttaagaccgttaaaaaactcaaattcggtaaatgttttcagtgtggtagctagcaaatattgtaaagttactgttaggacttaCAATGGtgttaaaatgtggatctcattaagagaaaacgacacaaattcttgaagtggcattttggaccattttgccctaccccggccagtaccacgaggaggtagggatagcagttgctgggcaagaggctaaggaccacacaaaggggtctactttaatcctgcaggtacgcgaggtaccaacggtacgccatgcccagtcaTTTACCGTGCCTGAATAGATAATGTATCgaatatagggtaggtgtaccagttatgaacatagtggttccctatttcgccatacgtgattatttTCAGGTCTTCAAATTTTtatgtgttgtagtagttagatttaagatatactgatatcttgatgttaaaacattcaaaaaggtcTGAAATGTAAAAGACAATGCGCATCGTACcatcgtgctgtgcgtacacgaattatctctgctattggaagttttcttgaaaactacctaaagcaataaatcagtacttttcagtgctacataaacagtagtTTTAagtgctaaaataaaaaaaaaggtacttttcagtactatttttttaactattgatccctttacgatccttgtttggacccgtgccttcgatttttcgttggacccgttggcgaaagctagcggtggtaatccttcttggacaccgtcttgggaaaaaacctctcgaaggtcacgtcttctttcgtttattaattaaacatggtatcaacaactaacaaaaggaagggtgaatctctgaattcacaacttctttccaaaaaagtgggatttaaaactgtcactaaacgtagcaagaatggaagaaaggacgtttccccgaaatgcgaactttcttccaagggtgaaatgaataattgtatcgaaatgagcaatcaattcgatgcgctagacaaattttccgaacaccaaatcgaagcagcatctagcccaggctctttgattcaagtgaggaagcaaagagtgccgcctatcgtggtcagttgttccgaatttgggggatttaggcaggagatcttgaactccattaagggaatcaaggtttccttccaaatcgcaaagaaaggagactgtcgcgttttgccggaacatcttgaagagaagatgcACATTTCTTTTAAtcatgacgacaaaactgaatatttgttcaaagttgtcttaagaggtctctcaagtgactataagtctccTGAAGAAATCAATAATGGATTAAAtcatttacttggattttccccagtccaagtaatcattatgaaaaagagaacctaatctggcattgttcggaaagggctttcacaagaatattattaagttcacttcaacaaaaaagaactaaataatattaaagctttagaagaagcaagacttatgttcgatgtccgtgtgacatgaaaacattttcagaaacttggaggaaattaccagaaccccactcagtgccgacggtgccaaaagtggggccaTGGTACAAAAagttgtcgcatggatgctaaatgcatgttttgcggaggttcttctcacgccaaggacgtctatctagtgaaggaagataccgataagttcttatgcgccaattgcaagggcaatcctaagtcaaatttttggtcttgcccttcgcgcaagagaatcgttgaggctcgtgccatgcagatgaaagataatatccattacgataacggtcgtttccggaatttgcctggtagagtatcaaacaatgctcatttttagttaacgatcgcttgatcatgaatcatacccatcaggaagatcataatcatgctcattcacaaactaattttaatccatcGGGtggccgttcgaatctttcaacttcgaatgtatctacccacggtaaatccttcgccgatatcgtagcaggtaatatgaactcctcccctattcgtactatgagtacccattctacttgtttcaaatcaaatggaaaaaatcctgccgccacaggaaccatctactccgcctcttcgtctaccgaaaattctaatgggaaatcatcaaatgtacccacttcaagtgatatgtctgcctctgattttaattttctaactgaacaattaaatctaatgattgatgcaatgttcaaagccaccaccatgactgaagcagtccaagtaggtgtaaaattgactaatcaaattgttattggattacgtttttctaatggatccaaataataatgtaaatattttaaattggaatgctcgttctttgaatggtaaagaggacgagctgtttagctttcttacagttaataacgtgcatatagcaaatattaccgaaacgtatttaaaacctggatctaaactcaaaagagatcctaacttttttgtttatcgtaatgatcgacttgatggggcatgtgggggagttgcaatcatccttcataggcgtataaaacatcaactgttatcgtcatttgaaactaaactttaggtgtttcagttgaaacacaacttggtaaatattctttcatagctgcctatttgctttttcaatgctctggacagcaagttaatttgctccaaactgacttgcgaaaattgactcgcaataagtcaaaaatttttgtcattggtgactttaatgccaaacattggtcatggaataattctcaaagtaattccaacggcagaattttatatgatgagtgctcttcaggatatttctcaattcaataccctgatagccctacatgttttccctcgtctagaaatccatctaccaTTCATTTGggcttaaccgactctagtcatctttgtggccaattagttactcatgctgattttgattatgatcatgtccctgttacatttcaaatatcccatgaagcgattctcaatcctatcagctccactttcaattattttcgagccgactggaatatatatgaaacttttattgactctaatattgatgttaacatttcattacaaactaaacttgatattgacaatgctcttgcactttaacaaattccattgttgaagctagGAGCATTGTAATTccgaaatgtgaagtaaaatttgaatccgtgattatagacgatgatcttaaattcttgatccgtcttaaaaacgtgaggagaaggcaatttcaacgcactcgcgatccggctatgaaaattatatggcaggatttgcagaaagaaatcaaaaaacgttttgctcaattaagaaaaaaaaatttgaaaataagatttctcaattggacccaggctctaagcccttttgaaaatcatctaaatatttgaaaaaacctcagaagccaataccggcattgaaagaggaaaacaaattattactaactaattgcgaaaaagctcaaatacttgctatgcagtttgaaagcgcgcacaattttaatttaggacttactagtccaattgaaaaccaagttactcaggacttcgaaaatattctcaatcaagagaacatttttgaaaattcctgggagactgatttggaagaagtgagaactattatcaaacaattcaaaaatacgaAAGCTCctgacgatgatggaattttctacaacctgatcaagaaacttccagaaagtagcttagcatttatagttgatatatttaacaaatgttttcaattagcatattttcctgacaaatggaaaaatgctaaggttgttccaattttaaaaccagacaaaaatcctgcagaagcttctagctatcgtccaatcagtttgctttcctccatcagtaaactttttgaaagggtcattttgaacagaatgatggccctcatcaacgaaaattcattttttgccaatgaacagttcggattccaccatggacattcgaccacgcatcaacttttacgtgtaacaaatttgatccgctcatacaaatctgaaggctattctactggtcttgctcttctagacatagaaaaagcattcgacagtgtttggtttGATCCTAAAAttaataaactttaattttccaacatacattgttagaataattcaaagttatctgtcaaatcgtacgcttcaggttaattatcagaactccatatctgaaagacttcctgtaagagctggtgttacCCGAGCcagcattttggggccaattttatacaacattttcacatctgacttacctgagttacctcagggatgtcaaaaatctttgtttgcggatgacacaggcctctccgccaaaggacgaagcctacgtgtcatctgtagtcgtttgcaaaaaagtttggatattttttcttcatacttgcaaaaatggaagatttcttctaatgcttccaaaactcatctaataatattcccacacaaaccaaaagctctttatttgaaaccatcaagtagacatgttgtcacgatgaggggggttccaataaattggtcagatgaagttaagtatctagggctcatgctagataagaatttaactttcaaaaatcacattgagggcattaaagccaaatgtaacaaatatttaaaatgtctctatccccttattaatagaaaatcaaaactttgtcttaagaacaagcttttgatattcaaacaaattttcagctcagccatgttgtatgctgtaccaatatggactagctgttgtattaccaggaaaaaagctctgcagagaattcaaaataaaattttgaaaatgattctgaaacttcctccctggtatagtaccaatgagttacatagaatatccaatgttgaaacattggaacaaatgtcaaataaaataatttataatttcaggcaaaaatcgttacaatcttctattgccacgattaatgcgttatatgtttaggttaagttaggttaagtaaattgaaaacatttttttttttctcttataagcagatgaaatcaactcacctgtaaaaaaatctgaactgctacggctaatgaaatgtaatatgttgttaacaaaatgttaataaaatctttgatttgttttaccaaattaggatgatagtgttgtctattAACACAGAAcgcctagatataagaaatgaatgtaatgtttgaaatgatactaataaagaaattaaaaataaggtATTTTTTGGTCCTTCAGCaaagtattttatttaaaatgtgaaagttatcaatatttcacatatggccaaatagggaaccactatggccataactgatacactttccctactatAAACTCATAGTGTATCATTGTTactaaatttatttcaaaatataaaagcCAAATCATGATTCAATTTTGAGGCGTTTCTTCATCCGTCCTCTCAGTGATTCGATCCATCAATCGTTGAATGCGACCGTGTCTAGTTTGCATCTGGTAGCTTCTCGTTCTACGAGCTTGCCTCCTGGCGGCAATAATCAACCTTCGGGGACTGATTTTGGTAACATGTCTACAGGTCGGACAGGTACGTTTCTTCTCCAGCCACATATCGATGCAACGTTCATGATAGCTGTGGGAACACTCCAGCGCCTTCACGTTGCTGTCCAGCTCTTCCAGACAAATGGCACATTCTTTCCTGTTGAATCAGGAAGATAGATAAGAGTTTAGTGGCAATAttgaatgaaatgtaatattttaCTAACTTGGCGTCGAATGTTGACGATGGTTCCTCATCGACCGTATTATCCATAAGttaataaaaaatcgacaaaaacaaaaatatttgattgatgttttcaaatgatttacaGCCTACTGAGGGTATGAGCGAATACATCGCGAAAGTTGCACTCAGATCAATACCGTTTTCATTCAGATCAGACGGAAAAATTAAGATTACAGCCTTCTTAACCTTAGAACCTTAATTTGATATTATGGTACTAATAAAGTAGATCTAAATTATACTTTTGTTCTAACTTATTAAAAAAGAAAACCAATCAATATCTTTAGCTGACTTACCAGAGAAAAATCTGGTTTACCACGCCAAATAATTCCAAGCCTTTTGGACATTGGACAATCCATTTCATACAGGAGTTGtaccttcttctttttcttcttggcattgacatCCCTACtgggataaagcctgcttctcaacttagtgttcttatgagcacttccacagttattaactaacagctttctttgccaaagttgccattttcgcattcgtatatcgtgtggccggtacaatgatactctatgcccaggaaagtcaaggatatttccattacgaaaagatcctcgcccgactgagaatcgaacccagacaccttcagcatggctttgttttgtagtcgcggactctaaccactcggctaaggaaggagtCGTACTCACATGGTTTGATTAATTCGGGAAGTATTCATTCACCAGGATATCGAAATAAATTTAATCCTCTTTTTAAAAAACCCAGCGCGAATCATTGTTTTTGCCTTGATTGGTTGCTGATCTTCGGTTCTATCCAGGGATCCAGACCAAAATTTTGTGCATTTCCTTATTCCATTTCAGTCGTCCTGACTGCGATAGGAGGAGGACGTTCGATCGACGATATCCTTGGGAACCAATTTCCACTTGTGTTTGCTCCTACTTGGCAATCAAACCATGGCTTGGATTACAGAAATTGCA
It contains:
- the LOC110679713 gene encoding E3 ubiquitin-protein ligase RNF181-like, translated to MDNTVDEEPSSTFDAKKECAICLEELDSNVKALECSHSYHERCIDMWLEKKRTCPTCRHVTKISPRRLIIAARRQARRTRSYQMQTRHGRIQRLMDRITERTDEETPQN